In a genomic window of Tissierella sp. Yu-01:
- the cas3 gene encoding CRISPR-associated helicase Cas3' produces MKEFYAKSDPKETIQQHTDNLLKNYELLKSTYPNLEIDWDMLYLACLYHDLGKINTRFQQRLLNGKKSKTEIPHGILSLAFIDFVELENLGYDTSDIKILFHSVGYHHEREINFTDNDVEDEIELIEDEFEEFSYDKLKYVDLNDTIEDQFFVLNDRIYEKNGQDIFFKYIMIKGLLNRIDYAASAHIVVENKNDFLSNDLENLINSWRKDTPDAKWNELQKYMIDNQDKSTIVIAQTGMGKTEAGLLWIGDNKGFFTLPLKTAINSIYERVTTKIVTDDFQNKVGLLHSDTRSQYLNLNNENIDFDEYYDKTKQLSLPLTICTLDQIFDFVYRYRGFESKLATLAYSKVVIDEIQMYTPQLLSYLIIGIRYITKVGGKFSILTATLPSFIIDILKEEEIEFAMPDKPFIDSSYSRHRMMVVEDGINVDYILSLYNKNKVLVICNTVRKAQAIYKELEKSKVENINLLHSSFIRRDRKDKEDAILEIGKLESEEYGIWISTQIVEASLDIDFDVLITELSDLNGLFQRMGRCYRKRELIDDNYNCHVFIGSEKDKCSGIGPVIDREIFDLSRKHIKDKDGILTEKEKVDLVASVYTTENLKDTKYYTTLKENISYVRSIDDYEKTKKEIQEMFRGIDSRTVIPIDIYNLYKNQIKGYISILNTKYDNNMSKEERKKLKREKIISRDELMNFTVNIRNDQVEGNILEELELSKYEKIPVIDSSYSEEIGIVVEKKDKKEKLTQEYRFD; encoded by the coding sequence ATGAAAGAATTTTATGCAAAGTCAGATCCTAAAGAAACGATACAACAGCATACAGATAATTTATTAAAAAATTATGAATTATTAAAATCAACATATCCTAATCTAGAAATAGATTGGGATATGTTGTACTTAGCCTGTTTATATCATGATTTAGGTAAAATAAACACTAGATTTCAACAAAGATTGTTAAATGGCAAAAAGAGCAAAACGGAAATACCTCACGGGATACTTAGCTTAGCATTTATAGATTTTGTAGAACTTGAAAATCTAGGATATGATACTTCAGACATAAAGATTTTATTTCATTCAGTGGGATATCATCATGAAAGAGAAATTAACTTTACCGATAATGATGTTGAAGATGAAATAGAGCTAATAGAAGATGAATTTGAAGAATTCAGCTATGATAAATTAAAATATGTAGATTTAAATGATACTATTGAAGATCAATTCTTTGTTCTAAATGATAGAATCTATGAAAAAAATGGACAAGATATATTCTTTAAATACATTATGATTAAAGGATTATTAAATAGAATTGACTATGCAGCCAGTGCTCATATCGTAGTGGAAAATAAAAATGATTTTCTATCTAATGATTTAGAAAATCTAATAAATTCATGGAGGAAGGATACTCCAGATGCAAAATGGAATGAACTACAGAAATATATGATTGATAATCAAGATAAAAGTACTATTGTAATTGCCCAAACAGGTATGGGTAAGACAGAGGCGGGGTTATTATGGATAGGAGATAATAAAGGATTCTTTACATTACCTTTGAAAACAGCAATTAACTCTATATATGAGAGAGTAACTACAAAGATAGTTACTGATGACTTCCAAAACAAGGTAGGATTACTTCATTCAGACACAAGAAGTCAATATCTCAACCTCAATAATGAAAACATTGATTTTGACGAATATTACGATAAGACAAAGCAGCTCTCACTTCCACTTACTATTTGCACATTAGATCAAATATTTGATTTTGTCTATAGGTATAGAGGTTTTGAATCAAAATTAGCTACATTGGCTTATTCTAAAGTTGTTATTGATGAAATACAAATGTATACACCACAATTATTATCCTATCTGATTATAGGTATAAGATATATAACTAAAGTGGGAGGTAAATTTTCAATATTAACTGCAACATTGCCAAGTTTTATTATAGATATATTGAAAGAAGAAGAAATAGAGTTTGCCATGCCTGATAAACCTTTTATCGATAGTAGCTATAGCAGGCATAGAATGATGGTTGTAGAAGATGGAATTAATGTAGATTATATCTTGAGCCTTTATAATAAGAACAAAGTATTAGTAATTTGTAATACTGTAAGGAAAGCTCAAGCTATATATAAAGAATTAGAAAAAAGTAAAGTAGAAAATATAAATTTACTTCACAGTAGTTTTATTAGAAGAGATAGAAAAGATAAAGAAGATGCAATTCTAGAGATTGGTAAATTAGAATCAGAGGAATACGGGATATGGATTTCAACTCAGATTGTAGAGGCATCATTAGATATTGATTTTGATGTATTAATAACAGAATTATCTGATTTAAATGGATTATTTCAAAGAATGGGTAGATGTTATAGGAAAAGAGAGTTAATAGATGATAACTATAATTGTCATGTGTTTATTGGAAGTGAAAAGGACAAATGCAGTGGTATAGGGCCTGTAATAGATAGAGAAATTTTTGATTTATCAAGGAAGCATATTAAGGATAAAGATGGAATTTTAACAGAAAAGGAAAAGGTAGACCTAGTTGCTTCTGTATATACTACCGAAAATCTTAAAGATACAAAATACTATACCACATTAAAAGAAAATATTAGTTATGTTAGAAGTATAGACGATTATGAAAAAACTAAAAAAGAGATTCAAGAAATGTTTAGGGGAATTGATAGTAGAACAGTAATTCCAATCGATATTTATAATTTATATAAAAATCAAATTAAGGGTTATATATCTATACTCAATACGAAATATGATAACAACATGTCCAAAGAAGAAAGAAAAAAACTTAAAAGAGAAAAAATTATTAGTAGAGATGAGCTCATGAATTTTACTGTTAATATTAGAAACGATCAGGTAGAGGGGAACATATTAGAAGAACTAGAATTGAGTAAGTATGAGAAAATTCCAGTGATAGATTCTAGTTATTCAGAGGAAATTGGTATTGTAGTTGAGAAAAAGGATAAGAAAGAGAAACTAACTCAGGAGTATAGATTTGATTAA
- the cas5b gene encoding type I-B CRISPR-associated protein Cas5b: MKAIRIKLQQDLVNYKKPTSFQLKETYPLPPYSTVIGMIHSLCKFDKYHDMKVSIQGKYFSKVNDLYTRYEFKNGMKYESARHQLKAGEYGISRGISTVELLVDVELILHIIPEKQDLITVIEEALRLPVEYPSLGRREDLVVINEVKTVEVEEKKLEKSKRIGKDYSAYMPVELVNKVVLKNKEQGVSVSGTRYKLTKNYEIVNQGSKNSPKNFRRWNKVEVLYGSNIAVLRNENILMDEDQYVVFAV; this comes from the coding sequence ATGAAGGCAATTAGGATTAAATTACAACAAGATTTAGTAAATTACAAAAAACCAACTAGTTTTCAGTTAAAGGAGACATATCCTTTACCTCCATATTCTACAGTTATAGGAATGATTCATAGCTTGTGTAAGTTTGATAAGTATCATGATATGAAAGTAAGTATTCAAGGCAAATACTTTTCAAAGGTAAATGATTTATACACAAGATATGAGTTTAAAAATGGAATGAAGTATGAATCGGCAAGGCATCAACTGAAAGCTGGTGAGTATGGCATCAGTAGAGGTATATCTACAGTCGAGCTATTGGTAGATGTTGAACTGATATTACACATTATTCCTGAGAAACAAGATTTAATAACTGTAATTGAGGAAGCTTTACGTCTGCCAGTAGAATATCCATCCCTTGGAAGAAGAGAGGATTTGGTGGTTATAAATGAGGTTAAGACTGTTGAAGTTGAAGAAAAGAAATTAGAAAAGTCAAAGAGAATAGGTAAGGATTATAGTGCATATATGCCAGTTGAACTAGTAAACAAAGTTGTCTTAAAGAATAAGGAACAAGGAGTAAGTGTTTCGGGAACTAGATATAAGTTGACTAAAAACTACGAAATAGTTAATCAAGGAAGTAAAAATTCCCCTAAAAATTTTAGGAGATGGAATAAGGTGGAAGTCTTATATGGCAGCAATATAGCTGTATTGAGAAATGAAAATATACTTATGGATGAAGATCAATATGTTGTGTTTGCAGTATAA
- the cas1b gene encoding type I-B CRISPR-associated endonuclease Cas1b has product MGETFYILKDGDLRRKDNNIEITSLDGNAKNLKVEVADEIYLFGEVSLNTKLLNFVSQNGIILHVFNYYGFYSGSYYPRETNISGYLLVEQVKSYDNEEKRLRIAKEILKAASYNIYRNLRYYNGRGINLEDAMKNIDSLINKLEFGKSITEIMGIEGNIRKIYYSTWNDIVKQDIQFEKRVKRPPDNMINTLISFVNSLIYTTTLSEIYKTQLNPTISYLHEPGTKRFSLCLDISEIFKPLIGERMIFSLLNKNQITEEDFERESNFLYLKESGKRKILMEYDKRLETTISHKGLGRDVSYRYLIRLECYKLIKHIIGEKEYVGFKIWW; this is encoded by the coding sequence TTGGGAGAGACATTCTATATATTAAAAGATGGGGATTTAAGAAGAAAAGATAATAATATAGAAATAACAAGTTTAGACGGAAATGCAAAGAATTTAAAAGTAGAAGTTGCTGATGAAATATACCTTTTTGGTGAAGTAAGTTTAAATACCAAATTATTAAACTTTGTGTCCCAGAACGGTATTATTCTACATGTGTTTAACTATTATGGATTCTATAGTGGTAGTTATTACCCAAGAGAGACGAATATCAGCGGTTATTTGTTAGTTGAACAAGTAAAGTCTTATGATAACGAGGAAAAAAGATTACGAATAGCTAAAGAAATTTTGAAAGCAGCATCCTACAATATTTACAGAAATTTAAGATATTATAATGGCAGAGGAATTAACTTAGAAGACGCCATGAAGAATATAGATAGTCTAATAAATAAATTAGAATTCGGAAAATCTATAACTGAGATTATGGGGATTGAGGGGAATATTAGAAAGATTTATTATTCTACGTGGAATGATATAGTAAAACAGGATATCCAATTTGAGAAAAGAGTAAAAAGGCCACCTGATAATATGATTAACACTCTTATTTCCTTTGTGAATAGCTTAATCTATACTACTACTTTAAGTGAAATATATAAAACTCAATTGAATCCAACAATAAGCTATTTGCATGAACCTGGTACGAAAAGATTCTCGTTATGCTTAGATATTTCAGAAATATTCAAACCACTAATTGGTGAAAGAATGATTTTTTCATTGCTTAATAAAAATCAAATTACAGAAGAAGATTTTGAGAGAGAATCAAACTTTTTGTATCTCAAAGAATCTGGTAAGAGAAAAATACTAATGGAATATGATAAGAGACTTGAAACTACAATATCTCATAAAGGGTTAGGTAGAGATGTATCCTATAGATATCTGATTAGATTAGAGTGCTATAAATTGATTAAACATATTATTGGTGAAAAAGAATACGTTGGTTTTAAAATATGGTGGTGA
- the cas4 gene encoding CRISPR-associated protein Cas4, whose translation MKKVTGVMVYYNFVCKKKLWYFSNDLNMEFNSELVGIGKLIDENSYDREKKNILIDESINIDFLKDWKVIHEVKKSRKLDEASKWQLKYYIWVLRSKGVNIEKGILDYPLLRKREEIYLNDEEEKELMDVLKEIQDIINISLPPKTINKSFCKKCSYYELCYI comes from the coding sequence ATGAAAAAGGTAACAGGGGTAATGGTATATTATAATTTCGTGTGTAAGAAAAAGTTATGGTATTTCAGTAATGACTTAAATATGGAATTCAATAGTGAATTGGTTGGTATTGGTAAGTTAATTGATGAAAATTCCTACGATAGAGAAAAGAAAAATATCTTAATAGATGAAAGTATCAACATTGACTTTTTAAAAGACTGGAAAGTCATACACGAAGTGAAAAAGTCAAGAAAGTTAGATGAGGCATCTAAGTGGCAATTGAAATACTATATATGGGTATTGAGAAGTAAAGGGGTCAATATAGAGAAAGGGATCTTGGATTATCCTTTGTTGAGAAAAAGGGAGGAAATATATTTAAATGATGAGGAAGAAAAAGAACTTATGGATGTGTTAAAAGAGATTCAAGACATCATAAATATAAGTTTACCTCCTAAAACGATCAATAAGTCTTTTTGTAAGAAGTGTTCATACTATGAACTCTGCTATATCTAG
- the cas2 gene encoding CRISPR-associated endonuclease Cas2 → MYVILVYDILADEKGPRISRNTFKICKKYLTHIQKSVFEGELTELNYLKLRTDLSKHIRKDKDSLLIFKSRSEKWLEKEFWGLMDDKTSNFF, encoded by the coding sequence ATGTATGTGATATTAGTCTATGATATTTTAGCAGATGAAAAAGGGCCAAGAATTTCTAGAAATACATTTAAAATATGCAAAAAGTACCTAACTCATATTCAGAAATCAGTATTTGAAGGAGAGCTTACAGAATTAAATTATCTTAAATTAAGAACAGATCTTAGCAAGCATATCAGAAAAGACAAAGATTCGCTTTTAATATTTAAAAGCAGAAGTGAAAAATGGCTTGAAAAAGAATTTTGGGGTTTAATGGATGATAAGACATCTAATTTTTTTTAG
- the ltrA gene encoding group II intron reverse transcriptase/maturase: protein MNEGKSFQISQELVLAAYKRVKANKGASGVDGINFNEYEKELKNNLYKLWNRMSSGSYFPKAVRGVEIPKKNGKKRLLGIPTIEDRVAQMVTLMVFESNVEKIFLDDSYGYRPNRSAIDAVGVTRERCWKYGWVLEFDIVGLFDNINHDLLMKAVKAHTNEKWVILYIERFLKATMVMPDGSIKERVSGTPQGGVISPVLANLFMHYAFDTWMKHNFPDNPWVRYADDGVVHCVSEKQAKYILYRLKRQMNLCSLEIHPDKTRIVYCKSDKFQGTYEYTSFDFLGYTFRTRYVRSKNGNFFNAFTPAVSNESSKLFRSKIKDIRLNSKILSMDKLAELMNPIIRGWMNYFMVFGSGEARKSLDYINISLVKFVHRKYKGKGKSMGKSWRFLGRWAKSNPSFFYHWEKGIVLTIG from the coding sequence ATGAACGAGGGAAAATCGTTTCAAATTTCACAAGAATTAGTTCTAGCAGCATATAAACGTGTAAAAGCAAACAAAGGTGCTAGTGGAGTAGATGGTATCAATTTCAATGAATATGAAAAAGAATTGAAAAATAACTTGTATAAGTTATGGAATCGTATGTCATCAGGTAGTTACTTTCCAAAGGCTGTTAGAGGTGTTGAAATACCTAAGAAAAACGGGAAGAAAAGGCTATTGGGAATACCAACAATTGAAGATAGAGTAGCACAAATGGTAACTCTAATGGTATTTGAGTCAAACGTAGAGAAAATTTTTCTTGATGATTCCTATGGATATAGGCCAAATCGTTCAGCAATAGATGCAGTAGGAGTAACAAGAGAACGATGTTGGAAATATGGTTGGGTCTTAGAGTTTGATATAGTTGGATTATTTGACAACATAAATCATGACCTCTTAATGAAAGCTGTAAAAGCTCACACCAACGAAAAATGGGTGATATTATACATTGAAAGATTTCTAAAAGCGACAATGGTAATGCCTGATGGAAGTATTAAGGAAAGAGTGTCTGGAACGCCACAAGGTGGAGTAATCAGTCCAGTTCTTGCTAATCTTTTTATGCACTATGCGTTTGATACCTGGATGAAACATAATTTTCCTGATAACCCTTGGGTGAGATATGCAGATGATGGAGTCGTACATTGTGTCAGTGAGAAACAAGCCAAATACATATTGTACAGACTTAAGAGACAGATGAATTTATGCAGCTTAGAAATTCACCCAGATAAGACTCGGATTGTATACTGTAAGAGTGACAAGTTCCAAGGAACCTACGAGTATACTTCTTTTGATTTTCTTGGTTATACATTTCGTACAAGATATGTAAGAAGTAAAAATGGGAATTTCTTCAATGCATTTACACCAGCTGTCAGTAATGAATCATCCAAATTGTTTCGCAGTAAGATAAAGGATATTAGACTGAATAGCAAAATTCTCTCTATGGATAAACTAGCAGAGTTGATGAACCCTATTATCAGAGGTTGGATGAATTATTTCATGGTATTTGGTTCTGGAGAAGCACGAAAAAGCCTCGATTACATTAATATATCACTTGTGAAATTTGTCCATCGTAAATATAAAGGTAAAGGAAAATCCATGGGTAAATCATGGAGATTTCTTGGTCGATGGGCTAAGAGCAACCCCTCATTTTTCTACCATTGGGAAAAGGGGATTGTACTTACGATAGGATGA
- the tnpB gene encoding IS66 family insertion sequence element accessory protein TnpB (TnpB, as the term is used for proteins encoded by IS66 family insertion elements, is considered an accessory protein, since TnpC, encoded by a neighboring gene, is a DDE family transposase.), protein MKVKFPDNVRIYIACGHTDMRKSIDGLSAIVSGNFKLDPFENVLFLFCGRRRDRMKALFWEGDGFLLLYKRLENGVFQWPKTTKEVREITQQQYRWLLEGLTIDQKKIIHKVENKKVF, encoded by the coding sequence ATGAAGGTTAAATTTCCTGATAACGTCAGGATATACATTGCATGTGGTCATACAGATATGAGAAAATCTATCGATGGTCTTTCGGCAATTGTATCTGGCAATTTTAAACTTGATCCATTTGAGAATGTACTATTTCTATTCTGTGGGCGAAGAAGAGATAGGATGAAAGCACTGTTTTGGGAAGGTGATGGATTCCTTCTACTTTACAAGCGACTCGAAAATGGAGTCTTTCAATGGCCTAAGACTACTAAAGAAGTTAGAGAAATTACACAGCAGCAGTATAGATGGCTTCTAGAAGGATTAACCATAGACCAGAAAAAAATTATTCATAAAGTAGAAAACAAAAAAGTATTTTAG
- the cas7i gene encoding type I-B CRISPR-associated protein Cas7/Cst2/DevR, which produces MSNNLKPKGVSLSIIFEAESANYGESVGNVASLKKMSRGKGDQYTYISRQALRYNIGEQLGEEYAPVKAEGSGDKKVIQFSEEATIDKYPEIDFFGYLKTEKGSGGKKRSAKVRLSNAISLETFKGDLDFLTNKGLADRLNEDMNIAQAEIHKSYYRYTIVADLEQIGIDEVYNLEVPNEEKTRRVNKLLDTIAFLYRDIRGRREDLKPIFAIGGVYDIKNPVFQNVLDVNDNRILVNQIEGVMFENIKQNTYCGLVEGKFENDNEIITKLSAKSMPEFFNVLKEKVAEYYEGN; this is translated from the coding sequence ATGTCAAATAACTTGAAACCAAAAGGAGTGTCTTTATCTATAATTTTTGAGGCTGAAAGTGCTAACTATGGAGAGTCGGTTGGAAATGTTGCGTCTCTTAAAAAGATGTCTAGAGGAAAGGGAGACCAGTATACGTATATTTCAAGGCAAGCTTTAAGATACAATATTGGTGAGCAATTAGGAGAAGAATATGCTCCTGTTAAAGCAGAAGGTAGTGGGGATAAGAAAGTTATACAATTTAGTGAAGAAGCAACAATAGATAAGTATCCTGAGATTGATTTTTTCGGATATTTAAAAACAGAAAAAGGATCAGGTGGAAAAAAACGTTCTGCTAAGGTTAGATTATCAAATGCAATATCCTTAGAAACATTTAAGGGAGATTTAGACTTCCTAACAAATAAGGGGTTAGCAGATAGGCTTAATGAAGACATGAATATTGCTCAGGCAGAAATTCATAAGTCTTATTACAGATATACTATAGTGGCTGATTTAGAGCAAATAGGTATAGACGAAGTATATAATTTGGAAGTTCCAAACGAAGAAAAGACTCGAAGAGTAAATAAATTATTAGATACTATTGCTTTCCTATACAGAGATATTAGGGGTAGAAGAGAAGATTTAAAACCTATATTTGCTATAGGTGGAGTTTATGATATTAAGAACCCAGTTTTCCAAAACGTACTGGATGTTAATGACAATAGGATTTTAGTAAATCAAATAGAAGGAGTAATGTTTGAAAATATAAAGCAAAATACCTATTGTGGTCTAGTAGAAGGAAAATTTGAAAATGATAATGAAATCATAACTAAACTAAGTGCAAAATCAATGCCTGAATTTTTCAATGTATTGAAAGAAAAGGTTGCTGAATATTATGAAGGCAATTAG